CTAGATGGAAATGTGCAAGAGAGAGGTCTTCCCCATTCCTGTTTAACAGTGAAGAGCAACCAGTTCCTCAAGTTCACAACAGAATCAAAGCCGGTTTCTGTGGCAGTGCAATCGTGCCACAAAGTAAAAGCAGCTGATTATAATTAAACTTTAAAGCTAAAAGATGAATAAACAGATGCTGCCTGTggctatttaaaaaaagcatttaccTCActgtgcttcttcttcttttcctccaacAGCATCACCATAATCCTCATTTTTTGTTCGGCAGCAAAGTTGTGGTTagctctttctgtctcactaaTCACTTGTTAGCCTGGCAGctaaaaagcactttttttatGAGCACAATCCACTTTGTGTCGCCTCTCCCTGTCTTCTATCCTCTGATCGCTTTGCCCCGCCCAGGCAGCACTTTTGTGACGAATAGTAACTGAGTGCTAAAAGTGTATATTTACTCCTACGACTCCAGAATTCCTCACACACGAGGCCGTCCATTCACAGGAAAAACCATCGGGGTATAAAGCGTTAGCGACTAAGACCTAAGCTGGAAATCCACTGAGTTACTCTGTCCCTGCTCATGTAAAGAAGAAGCTGTGAACCCAGGAACATgaaactaaaccaaaaaaaaggaagtatTCACTGTTAACTGAGCACATTGTTCTTCATACCGTGCTGGGCAGCTGAAGACCTGAGTCAATCAACGTAATGATGTCATCATTAAAACTGGATTCAAGACTAATGATGTCGTCGATCACATCGTCAATCTAGATAAAGCAGATGAGAGAAAACACCAGTGAATGTGTGAAAGTAATCAACGCGTCTGTGCTTAAATATACTCTGTGAAGAATATCTGGCAGCACTGAACATTTAAACCAGTGAAACACTTCTTAAGAGGCCTGATTTCAGTGCTGGCATGCTTAAACTGTAGGTGCAGTATTTAACACGTTAATGTGACAACAGGCCAACAAGGATACGATGACAAAAGGCATGCATCGTTACAGTGGGACCTTTGGGCACATCActgcagagcaaacaaaaaGTAATTAAGCTAGAAGTGGGCAGAAGGTTAGACATTTAACTTCTCCAAAAATGCCCTGTAAGTTTGCAGAAAGGCCGCTAGTGACAAGGTTGTGTAATCTGCTgttccagacacacacactagaagTTAAACCGCACGAATCAAAGCAGGAATTTCTCATACTTCCTCCTTGTTGGATCCGATGTTGAGCAGAGCCATGGGGCTGTTCGGGGCACTGCTGGCAGTGGGAGCAGCTTCAGGGGCGGAGCTGGACTGCGGCGCAGGGGACGCTCCCATGGTCTGAGTGACCGCCATGTTGCCCAGAGTGGTGGACAGGTACTGcttcacctgctgcctctgtgcCTGCTGGATGTGGTACTTGGTGGGGTTCTCCAAGTGGGTCTGCACCTGATCATTTAGAGGGATGTTAGGAGTTAACGTCGGGCCTCATCGGACTTCACTCAGTAAAGAACAGAAGGGATGAACGCACAAACAAGACGCTCTTACTTTCAGCACCTCCACAGGCACCTGAGCTGGAGGGGGACGGGCAGCATTCGGGGGCAGAGTGACAGAGATGGCTGGAGTGGAGTCAGAGGCCCGGAGCTGAGAGGCAGAGGCCTGCTGCTGGGCCTCAcgtctctcctgctcctggGCTTGTTCTCGCATCAGCTGCTGCCGCAGCAACACACGTGACGACATGGCTGAGGGGACAGATCCAGATCTAGGGATGGAGCTGGGAATCAAACAGGGACCATCACAGATGTGTCACACCAGTATTTTAACACACAACTCAAGTCATCATTTAAGAATAACAATTAAAGGTTCATGATAGAATCTGAACAAATCAACACTCAAGTTGAACCTGtgattaaaaatctaaattaccagaacaaatgatgaaatgatgaatagGTGGAGAAAGGTAACATGGTAGAGCGCAAGAATTAATAGTTGACATGTTAGACAAAGGAATTTATATTACACAGCAAGACGTGGAGACTTCCTCTGCATAAATTATGGGAAAATGATTTGGAAATCTAGTATGGGAACTACTGGCTCAAAATGCTGACTTTCACTTCCAGAATTACAGTCTATTGTGCATTTTCTGTAGACGATTAGACCTCTGACTTCTGAGAGCGTGACAGTTCGAGGTAtttatccatagtcagtgtattatcAGTAGACGGCGGTCAGCACGGccccagtttggagaaaaaAGAAGGAGTCTCTGCACAAATGCTAACCAAGGttctgctgtggacgggggcagcagcaggaaaatgtgttttagccaccaaaaaatgtcccattcaaagaaatcaatatcagtttaagattatattgtatttagaatattttcactgccgTCAGAAAACGCTTTCCAACAGAACTGAAACCTTTCTCTCGTTTTAAAGTGGCCAGACTGAATTGACggaaacagtaattttaccttgtagaacaTGGGAGTTCACTGTGCTACCTCAGccttgatcaataaagttacACACTAAGATCGGATCTGAACTACCccttaagaataaaaaaagtcacacaatgacacaagcAATCCAATCCGGTTCAGACATTGATAGACGAGCAGCTCCAGTGTTATACaaagtaaaattaatgtttttgtcaatggagtttggtggacAGTTCTGTTGGAAGGGGCTGCCTGTTAAGTAGTGAAAATCCACTTCAATGATCACTTAAACTTTAAGTGATCACTATATTTAAGTATTAagctgatgattttttttaatagggCCTTTTAGAGGtggcaaaaatacattttcctgctgccccTCTTCAAACTCGAGGCATGTCAACCACCATTTACAGCAGATAAAACAGCGACttggataagtacctcatacaaccccacttcaaataatccaaactctACCTTTAAGCTAAACATGTCACAGAAAAAATGGTTTCCTGCACCACTGATCCTCCTGCTCCGACTATCTGACTGCTAAAGACTGTAAGCGTCTCCTTGTGTGCGATGTCGTGTCCATGTGGATGATGCGGCTCATCATCCTGCCGCCCTCGCTTCTACACGTTAGCAGAGGTGGCAgcacaaatgaacacatgtggatgTTTACAAAACTGCAGCTTCATCATTTACTGTTTAAAGATTTAATAATATCTTAGAAACAGTGAAGCCAGAGAGGCTACAGACCATCATTTCTCTGCTTTCACAATCAgagatcaaatcaaatcaacttgtTCCACATCCTGCGGATGCTTCATCAGGCGttaagagtgaaaaaaaaattaaaatcacagtCTTTGTCAAAGCTAAAATCTGTCTTGATGGTTCCAGATTCTCATATGTGAAAATTCAcagcttttctgtggttttgcATTATAATAAATTGACTGTAACTATTTTGGGGCCATAATCTGTGACCTGTGTTCATTTCATCCTGTCTTATTGATACTATTGatgttctttctttgtgtttgaatGTAGTAAAGTATGTTATATTTAACTCATTCAACAATCCACtgattttattgaaataatttatcttattgtaataatataattgttGAATGTCAGGATGGAAGACAAACTCAGTGGGTTGATAGTCATGTACATCAACACAATATCTTGCATgagtttgattgattgttttgaGAGTTTGACTGTCAGAGCTGACATAATCAATAAGGAAAATATGACACATCCAAACTAAACAACTCTTTCGCCCTCTTCCATTTGTCTCTCATCTGTTTTCAAACGTATCCTGAGGGATCCACTATCAaacagtgttactgtgtgtaagAGGACCATTTTTCAGTGCCAACTTCAGCATTTCAGCAACTAAATTACTCCATAAATTTACTAGAAGGCAGCAGAACTGTCTGAAATTAACACTTTTCCAGATGGATGAGTAGGGATTGGCAAGGTGCTCAATAATACTTCGCGTCTTTAAACTGTGCATTTGGTAGCTGAACTGTTTGAACTAAATTCCTGGGGGGTTGAAGTGTGATGACTCTGACACTTTAGGTGGATAATTTCACAGGAGGACCTGCTCATAACATTCATATCCAATCTCACTCCGAACTTCATTAGAAAAGTTGGTGACTTTGCTCAGATTTAACCCTTTGCACGCCGTGACTTCTCACTGTATATATTAATAACATGTTATAGTCACTCTGTCCTGGTAAAAGAGAATAAAGCTGCATGTCAGATCAGGTTGTGTTCATGTCCGACTGGACAGCTGACTGTCAGTGTTGCTTCATCCGAAGGGTCAGTTGTGTCAAAATAACCACTGACAGCGTTCAGTAAAAACAGGCCGATTCCCTCCCTGTCACTTTAGCTTTCTGGTTCCTTTATGAGCCTTTAAAGCAGAAACTTCTGCTGCTCAGCTCGGTTACTTTAAGCTGTTTTCATAACCTCTATTTTTGGCTACGTTAATCTAACGCTACCTCAtgagttagctgttagctgagTTCCCCCAACAGGCCAAACAGTGCGGACACACGACTAAAGCTAATATTTACATCACGGTGGCTTTTTAGTTACCTATCAGCTGCCACCTGGAAGGATGTTGGCTATTATTGCGGAAAGCAGCGGTGTCCTGGCAGCACCTCAAGTCCCAACCGCGGACAAGTCAAAAAGGGAAGTTGCATcttagctagctaattagctagctagcatctGCTAGCTGCCCAAAAAGCTAACTCCACCACGCTAGATGACTTATTTTTGAGTAAAGATGAAACGTACTGTGGCAATAGGTTTGTTTGATGTATTCACAGCCATAAATCTCCGAAGTCCTCCGCTTTCTTTGCCATGTTTAATGTCGGTTAGTACGCGCTCTTCGACAGTCGCTAGCCGCTGCTCCGACGTTTGCTAGCAGCGTTGTTTATCTTGGGCCGACGGGCTGACGTCATCCTGCCACCCGGAAGTTGTTGACGCTTTCAAAACAGCCTCATTGCTGGTTATTTAACTGAGCTGCAAAACGATTTTGTTACTTAAATGCAAACCATGAGATGCATAAAAACTTATTTAAGTGTAACTTGCATATTCCCTATATGCATTCGTGTCAAGGTGCACACAAAAAAGTGCAGTTTAATGCAATTTTCACTAAAACCAAAACTTTTCCAGTGGTAAGAATAAGTAGTTGAACAAGAGTCATGTTGTATAAACATTGatcacattttactgcagctacagccagaaaagacaaaacacaaataatatatcctttttaagtttttatttcagtctATTTTAATCTGTAAATGAGAAGTCCATTGCAGATGTCAAGGTGTCTGAGAGTTTGGTGGCAATTTTGTCTgcagaggggaaagaaagaaaagaaatacacatttactATGCATGACTAAACACAATCGGTAATAGGTAAAACACGTTTACTCCTAACAGCCTGCCTGCGTGGCTGTGCGTGTGATTACATGCCGCATCTCAAGCCCACTTAGCCATATTAAAGGGctagttcagatttttttttagtgttacctacagtagatggctgTCGGCACAGACGCTAAGTGAGGTACTGCTGTGGACCggagcagcaggaaaacatatCTCAGCCACCTAAAGAATGTGAAGTGTACcctatatttagaatattttcaccgcTTTAGCTTGTCAGAAAGCCCTCCCTGCCCTTACATCTGTCAGattcctttgacaaaaacagtaattttacttcacagaaaacagaagctgCAGTTCAGATCagaactaaccatttaaaacaccaaagtcacacaataacacaaactaactaactgattaaGGTAGTGGGGGGAGACTAGTAACTtccgtgttctgtgaggtaaaattactgtttttgtgaatggagtctggtggctttgaagcaagtCTGGACAAGGAGAGAACGGCTTCAGTTTCCTGCCAAAAGAGCTGACGGCAGTGTGAAGTgctgaaaatattctaaatatcgGGTACACCTCAAGTGATTGACCTTTTTCAGGTGGCTGAAGAAGGTTTTCTTCTGTTGGCCCTGTTCACCTCTTGTAGGTAATACAGTACCTCATACAAAAATTCCAAACTAAGCCTTTAACACTGGGGTTTAACATCTCCACTATGAAGTGACGACGCCCTTTTTATGTctttgacatgttttgttttttactttttaaaatgaggCCTGTTGACCAAAACTAACTGGCTATGAGGTTATAAagttttttattacatttttcttagattacagtaaaaacagttcTATTAAATcacagcatgaacacacaccacaccacagaCAGTGATAGACAGTATTAGACGGAGACCAATATCTGTACAAACCAGCtcttttctgttgctttttcctcttcttgCTGGCAGCCAGGAGTGCCTGGCCCTGCTGCAGAGGATCCACGCTCACGATATCCTTCAAGCTCGGAGCTCTGGACGCAGCATCATTTGCAGACGTGTCAGTTTTTGACTTCTGAGATTTTATCTCCACCGTCATTGGTCCAAACTATTTTGAGCAGGACAGAAAGTCGTGTTAAATGAAACCGCAttttttacagttacagtttttAAGTGCACAACACACTGGGAAGTAAACACTTTCTGCACTGTTACACACCTCTGGGTCCTGGTTGTCCTCCATAGATTCAGTTTCATCTTTAAACTCTGGGTCTTCCACAGGCCCCTCCATCATTCCCAGGTGTGAAGCCGGTCCTCCACCTTGTGTCATTCCAGTGGTTTCCATGCAGAACCCCATTTGAATATCAGGACAAGATGACTCTGAAACACAGCGAGAAGCAAATCCAACTTTTGGAGCAACCACTGcttctttggtttgttttaaaaatgcaggTAATCTGACAAGACCAAGGCCAGTCCAGGAAACCCCCGCCTTCTAAATCCAACACATGGATCTGTGAACACATGCAGTCAAAACATTCCCAAAGCTTTCAGTAGAGTAACCttttaatttctaaataaacACATCTCCCTCCAATTCAGCTCTGAAAGTTGCTTCAGCCGCATCAGCAAAGCTTTAAAAGGACAGTTCTGATTTGTTGAAGaggggttgtatgaggtatttATTCACAGTTGATGTATTACCTTGAGTAAAGGGCAGTCAGCACACTTCCTGTTCAGACAAACTAGCAAGAGTCCCACCAAAgtgttctgtgatgtaaaatcaccgttttttccaatggagtctggtggatttgaatcgagtgaaaagagaagagaagggcctctgtctctcttaagggctgtgtgaaaatgtaaagaggtgaaaatattctaaatataacatagacttaaactgatgttgatttGTTTTAGCTGGGTCTTTTTTAGGAGGCTAAAATAAGTGttcctgctgcccccgtccactGCAGCACACTGCTCAGCATCagtcctctctgtttctcctacTGCACTGACTATGAAGAAGTACCTCATACAATCCCACTTCAaaaaactactactaccaccactcACTCTGAGTAGCTGCTGATTTCTGTTGACATGATGGTTTTAATAGGTTGCATCCAAGTAATATGATGTCATGAAAAGGAAATAACAAGTGTGTTAGGAGCTCTTgtgtacttttgtttttacctgCAAGAACCTCCTGATTTCCTTTTTCAAGCTCTTCCCAGTCAAAAGCTTTACCCATCTCTGTAACGATCTCTGCGCTGACGTGTGtggggagagtgtgtgtctctggagGGTGTGTGAAGTAGCTGATCCTCCCCCTAAAGAACACAGCATGCTCAAATGAACACATCCCTGAGAACACTGTTTGAATGTTTGTCAGACTTCCAAAATCCTAATTTGGACCCACCCTGTCCAGTCCATTAACACGCTCTTTGCTGCTTTGTCAGTGTCAGGCAGTCCTCCCTTTCTCAGTTTGCCTTGACGTCGAGCAAGCAACGCCAAGAACTCCAGAGCCGTGTGAAAGTCTGCTACTCCGTAGTGCTCCGTGATCTGTACATCCAGACAAGAGGGCGCTGTAATATCAGTGTGCATGTGACATGACGAAGCGACATACAGAAAGGCTGAAGAACATGACATTAGGCTTGTCCCTGCAGTCCGATTTCACTCATCACGTGACGAGAGAAAGGAAAGTTGACCAACAAGCACATCGATAAGACGACGGTGAAGAGCAAAAGCAATATTTGGCAATGTTTTTGATTTGAGGGGAATGTGAAACCACCTGTGAGCTATTTCTTTTAGTTGCCTTTGAGCAAAGGCTCTGAGTGAATTCGAGATCCCTCTGGTAAACAGATACGCAGTGTATAAGTctaaggcttttattgtgaaaggtaAGAACGTGGAGTGAAGTAATTAAGTTTGCAGTCTTGCTTCAGGCTACTGAGCCTCTGTGTTATTATCTATAGTACAGGAGCACCTCACAGCCCTCTGCTACACATTTAATGTTCAGGATCAACGTAAAcgtaaaaatatgttttcttgtGAAATGTTGGTGTAATCAGTAACACCAGTGTTGTCACCAGTTCATCACACACCTGCGCCTTGTTGCAGCGTCGCAGAATGGCTTCAACGGGTGGGAGGGGATCGACCAGCTGTTCGATTTTCACACAGTTGCGAAGGATCATGGCGGCGTCGGTCGTTGAAGTTGCCATGACGATGCCGGGGCAGTCCAGGAGCTTAATGTGTTTGTCCAAATGCACCTCCTGCAGGCACCTGAAATCCATCACACCCATCAGGAAGGCTGGAGGGACACGAGCAGGATTTTCTGCTACGCAAAAAGACGGGATCAACTCACTTGGTGACGCCCGGAGTGGCTCCGATGTTACAGGCTCGCGCTCGTTTCAAACTGTTGATCAAACTGCTCTTTCCCACGTTAGGAAAACCTGCAAAACACGAGTGGGAACATGACTTTACCGCGGAGCGCCTGGCATTAAACCCAGAAAGAGAGAGCCTGGTGTGTCGCTCACCTACGACGCCGACCGTGATGGCCGTCTTTATGTCCAGGTTGCGGCAGTAGTTGCCGAGAAGCTTCATCAAACAATCTGCACCAACACAGGCGCTGCTGCTGAGGAGCTCCGTGGTGGCTTGTGTCACCGGTACGTTACTGCGCTTCTGTTGATGACggaaaaagtgaaatgatgTTAATCTGCAGCTTTAGTTTGAAGGTGAATTTGTATTATTAGATTGACCAGAATCTACATGTTTAACTGCCTACCAAGTTTCTGGTCTGTTGCTGTGTAGACGCTTTGAAAGCTACAGTAGGAAACTCATTACGAAGATATCTGATCCACTTTTCCACGATTTCCTTTGACACCAAATCTAtaatcaaagtaaaaacaaaccaatcaagcaacaaatatgaataaaacctTTGTGATGAGGGCTGTGTGATACAACCAAAATCTCATATCCTGATAAAGACCCAGATTATGATACAAATCACcacagagcaacattttctgtcaattcaaagaataaattgtttttttaatgaattctgTACTGGACAAATAAAAGGTAGTTACTCCTATTTGATTATTTTGCTCCTTTAATTTGGTACCTTTGTgcaattcattttcaattaagTATAAAATATAACAATGTATAATAAACGATAACATGAAACGTAATATATCATCATCCAACcttacacatgcaaacacaggcaATTCCTAAAACATATACTCACCAATTTTATTAAGtattaaaactattttcttGTTCGTTCCACTTTGAATGACCGCCTGCTCCACCTGAGGACACCTGCAGCCCAGAGGGTCACGTGCATCCAAAACCTCCAAAATCACATCCGAGGCCTCCAccacctttaaaaaaacatttataaaaaagaCAAGTCCACgatgttttattacttttatgtCACAGCTGAAGGAAAAGCATGATTCAGAGCAGTGGTTCCCCGTCAGATAAACTCCAGAACAACTTCACTGACACCTCCTGCCATTTTCCAATTATATCAGCTATTAATGTTGTAAAAGAGGATTTGGTTACAGCACTTCGGACCATTTGGTCAAGTTGAATTCATCCAACCACCACTTGGAATTGGTAGATTAAACTGGATGTTTCAACCTTTTATCTGTTACAATTTGAGCCATCCAGCTGTTACTTTTACTCTTTAGCTATCTAAATTAACAATTTATCCATTACTTTGAGTTATCTCAACTATTCAGATAACTGTTTCGATTCCTCTTCTCGCTCGCaaaaaaagttttcaaacaCTCTTAATCACAACTGTTGGTGTTCAGGTATTATTTGTGCCCGTCTGGAGAAATtatgatttcttctttttttctttagtagCTAAGCTATTCACAAATGTTTACACATACACCCTGGCAACTGCAGAAGTGCTTTAGAAGACAGAAATCTGCCTTTTGATAAACAGATTTTTGATTCACCACGTGAGATgatgaatgtatttattcagaAGCCACTGCCTGATGTTAGTGTGCGGTATAAATAACTATCCTCCCACAGTTGTCGTCTTTGggctgtttttaaaaccctttATGACCTACCATCAGTCCGccagagcatttttttttttttttaacatttactgtactgtactgtagtcccattttttggagtattttaacgtactatacatcaatacaacccttacatcctaaattttaataatatgtatagattcatgcctatacttattaaataaattgCCAAAAAGGGcagtaaaccacaaaaaaagtgaaaatcgttttttttttttggttttttgtttttttacacctttccttcctctcaggCTACAATATTGTTAGATACAGTGAAAACAGCTCCTCTACATCCACACACTGGATCTCATTTGCATTAAAACTGCAGAGTGATAATTCTACGTATGCACCTCTAAAATTGGAGCAGCTACATACCTTTTTAAATTCTCTGTAATAAGCTTTTCTTGAGTTCTCATTTTCAAAGTTGACATGTTTCTCCAAACTCTGCATCTCCATCTCCTGTGAAcacaaagaagaaacacaaaaacgCCAGTTTTCATCACTTGAAGCGGCTCTAACGGGAGTCAGTTTCCACTTTAGCAGGCTGACACTCACCCTCTGCTCAAACTCTCTCTGTCGCTGTAGGATGTCATTCTGAAAGCTCTGCAggttcctcctcttcatcagctcccGTTCTCTAGACATTCGCTGCTTGTCCTGCAGGTCCTGAAGCTAACGAGgagaaaaaatataaagtgaGAGGCTGATTTACGTTATTTATCAGCAGTGTAACCCTCAAACGTGAGCACAGGGCAGATTTTAAAGCACTCACCCTTTGCCTCCTGATTTCCTCCGGCTTTCTTTTCGTGTCTTTGACATGCTGCACAGACGACTGCTCTGAACTCTTTGGCCGCCCTGAAGCATCACTCTTCTGTCCGTCTTTACTCTGCAGACAGGAAAACATGCCAAAAAGTGTTTCACGGTGCCTGATCTATTAACACTGTTCAGCTGTTTACTTTGAATGCACGTATATGAAAGCTTGAGTGTAACATTCatgacacaataaataaatctgaaatcCCTCCCCGCACACTTGTTTTTTAACCCACTGCATTGCCCTGGTAGCTCTCTGCATCCCATATTCTAACACTGAGTCCACCTGATGAGCTTATGTGCttatttcacattcatttgaaGGTAAACTCCACCCTGCTGATGTAACGCCAGGTTGTGACCAGAGTGCTTACCTTACTGGTAGAGTTTTGTTTTGGGCTCATTGTAACGTGTttgaagatggagagaaggtTAAATACAGTGAAAGTTTGATGATTTCATGTCTTTTACcatcttaaaatgtaaaagtaaaagcacatgaagctacGACTGATTATTGTTCTTTGTCACATGGCTTTGTTgccacagtcacagtctgttATTCCTCTACAACATTATTATGGACGCAGTTATGACAGCAGAAGCAAtaagatcatttttaaaatcaatattatatGTCAAATTATTGACTTCTTTAGTGTGAAGCCACGTAATAAGTGGGATGATGTACAGACAAACCCCttcgctgtacattatcccatTTATTCAGTTTAAGACAATGagatgctgttttttatttctatctctctttttttatttaaagagtaAAACGGTTGtttatcattagtattattagtagtggtattattgttattattattattattagtattattattattataagactctggactcacctggtgcagtaatttacctctgtgtaatagtttgtaaaaatcatttttaatacatcttttttttattcatacttttatatatttatatattacctaagtttattcttattcttattcttttggagctgtgtgtaacaaaaagcaatttccccctggggattattaaagtaattctgattctgataataaagaacataaacataaacacataaatatacatagaGATTTAATGTAAGACAGTGAAGtcacattatgtgtgtgtgtgtgtgtgtgtgtgtgtgtgtgtgtgtgtgtgtgtgtgtgagataaaccAGCACTACACTAAAATACTCTAATTTAAGATGATTCTGTATCTCAGACCAAGATGAAGGTGCAAAAACTCAGAGTTCGGCTGTTGGATGACAGTGTGGTGATGGAGGGTGCAGGGTCAGTGTGTCACCCATCCACCCCTGCAGCTGCCTGTCAGTCTGAGCACTGTTTACCTGCACAGTAATGTGACACCTGCAGGGTGTAACCTCACCTGACAGGGTCTGGgttgtcataaaaaaaaaatccccactCTGTGATATCATCTCGATATCATCTTCCCTGCTGAATGATGGCTCCAGCTGTAAAAGTTGAAGTTAGCCACGTTAGCCGTTAGCTTACCTGAAACCTGCCGAGGAAACCGAGACGTTTGGCGCGTTTTTGTTCTGCAAAACGAAAGAAAACAGTCGATTAAATCCGTTTGAAATCCTCCACGGTTGTTTAAAGAGTGGACACAAGCAGccaacacagataaaaacacacatactaGCTTTCGACATGACTTCacgtgtgcagcagcagcagcagcagggtggaTGTGCGTGGCGGTGACGTCAGCCACAACATCcggcaaacatttcaaaataaaagctcacagcaaggattcaaggatcttTATTGTCACACCAGCACACAGCTGTAAGCCAAAGAggataaagaaaaataagtgaGAGCTctagaaaataaacaagagcaCTAGAAAAACtctataaaacaacaaaagcactataagaacactataaaaacaacaaaatcactgGTCGCTGGTCTGCAGCACGGGGCCTCCCCAAGGGGATGGTTAGTAAAACTGTAATCTGTCACATCCAGAAGTCCTGAATATTGAACATCCAGGGTTTGGGCATTGAGGTAGTGGAGGACTACAATTTCCTGGGTGTTCACCTGAACAGGAAGCTGGACTGACAACACTCTGGTTTCAGTGTCTTAATGTGGTATTTTGGAGGGatttttgaaatttcatcagTCAAAAATTGTTA
This region of Pempheris klunzingeri isolate RE-2024b chromosome 2, fPemKlu1.hap1, whole genome shotgun sequence genomic DNA includes:
- the gnl3l gene encoding guanine nucleotide-binding protein-like 3-like protein, with amino-acid sequence MSKAKQKRAKRLGFLGRFQSKDGQKSDASGRPKSSEQSSVQHVKDTKRKPEEIRRQRLQDLQDKQRMSRERELMKRRNLQSFQNDILQRQREFEQREMEMQSLEKHVNFENENSRKAYYREFKKVVEASDVILEVLDARDPLGCRCPQVEQAVIQSGTNKKIVLILNKIDLVSKEIVEKWIRYLRNEFPTVAFKASTQQQTRNLKRSNVPVTQATTELLSSSACVGADCLMKLLGNYCRNLDIKTAITVGVVGFPNVGKSSLINSLKRARACNIGATPGVTKCLQEVHLDKHIKLLDCPGIVMATSTTDAAMILRNCVKIEQLVDPLPPVEAILRRCNKAQITEHYGVADFHTALEFLALLARRQGKLRKGGLPDTDKAAKSVLMDWTGGRISYFTHPPETHTLPTHVSAEIVTEMGKAFDWEELEKGNQEVLAESSCPDIQMGFCMETTGMTQGGGPASHLGMMEGPVEDPEFKDETESMEDNQDPEFGPMTVEIKSQKSKTDTSANDAASRAPSLKDIVSVDPLQQGQALLAASKKRKKQQKRADKIATKLSDTLTSAMDFSFTD